From Lolium perenne isolate Kyuss_39 chromosome 5, Kyuss_2.0, whole genome shotgun sequence, a single genomic window includes:
- the LOC127304770 gene encoding uncharacterized protein — protein sequence MRNQRLVPSTTSSSSKNNTKQEQPHLSGAYIRSLVKQLSSSSTVRSKDHHNTMGSKPHSQPNQEEGQQAAQATTPPQQQQPHKKQVRRRLHTSRPYQERLLNMAEARREIVSALKVHRASMRQAKEQQQLLQLQQQQEALVVQEQGHTSRVAACPPMSYASFSDYLYNSPFAHFTATSSSSYYSSPLPYQTPMVDSFDHLLPLPTQPLGLNLSFQGFDAVAPAGEDDAKNSTASFDPDPLLHHHPSPASSYSVYSSPSVTMASHDMSSSAAAVENASLLAADASLHRVLDEQEMAAIYSIGQQHDVEWSDTVNLVTSAWWSKLLESIEGGGEGTSKTVNAGVEDTSSTATLDWLGGDTLGHQGAQGSNGGSDVLGTMHLSEYYGEDISLPRMDIGEIQGWDAEWFS from the exons atgaggaACCAGAGGCTAGTTCCTAGTACCACTTCGTCCTCTTCAAAGAACAACACCAAACAAGAACAGCCACACCTCTCGGGGGCTTACATTAGGAGCCTTGTGAAGCAACTTAGCTCCTCATCTACAGTGAGATCCAAAGACCACCACAACACCATGGGCAGCAAACCACATAGCCAACCAAATCAGGAAGAAGGGCAACAAGCCGCCCAAGCAACAACACCACCTCAACAGCAGCAGCCACACAAGAAGCAGGTGAGGAGGAGGCTCCACACAAGCAGGCCATACCAGGAGAGGCTACTCAACATGGCAGAGGCAAGGAGGGAGATCGTCTCAGCTCTCAAGGTCCACAGGGCATCCATGAGGCAAGCCAAAGAGCAGCAACAGCTGCTGCAGTTGCAACAGCAGCAGGAGGCTCTCGTAGTGCAGGAGCAAGGCCACACGAGCAGGGTTGCTGCTTGTCCACCCATGAGCTATGCTTCCTTCTCAGATTACCTGTACAACTCTCCGTTTGCACATTTCACAGCCACTAGCAGCAGTAGCTACTATTCCTCTCCGCTCCCTTACCAAACACCCATGGTTGATAGCTTTGATCACTTGCTCCCCCTCCCGACGCAACCGCTAGGGCTCAACCTCAGCTTCCAGGGCTTCGACGCTGTGGCTCCTGCTGGCGAGGACGATGCCAAGAACAGCACCGCCTCCTTCGATCCTGACCCGTTGCTCCATCACCACCCATCGCCTGCTTCCTCCTACTCGGTCTACTCCTCTCCCTCGGTGACCATGGCGAGCCATGACATGTCCTCCTCGGCCGCCGCTGTAGAGAACGCCTCGCTGCTGGCGGCCGACGCGTCCCTGCACCGGGTGCTGGACGAGCAGGAGATGGCGGCGATCTACTCCATCGGGCAGCAGCACGACGTGGAGTGGAGCGACACCGTGAACCTTGTCACGTCCGCGTGGTGGAGCAAGCTCCTCGAGAGCATCGAAGGCGGCGGCGAAGGGACGTCCAAGACTGTGaacgccggcgtggaggacacgtCTTCCACGGCGACGCTGGACTGGCTTGGTGGCGATACCCTTGGCCACCAGGGAGCCCAGGGAAGCAACGGCGGCTCTGACGTCCTGGGGACGATGCATCTCAGCGAGTACTACGGCGAAGACATCTCCTTGCCACG CATGGACATTGGAGAGATCCAAGGATGGGATGCGGAGTGGTTCTCATAA